A stretch of the Anaerobaca lacustris genome encodes the following:
- a CDS encoding hydroxypyruvate isomerase family protein, which translates to MDHQHSVSRRRFLGTAAVAAMTASTLSSGAKAQTNKKFKLKYAPSLGAFQEHAGKDPIDQLKFMADEGFSAMFDNGLMGRPAELQEKIAAEMDRLGMMMGPYVMYAEFGKATFVTQDKEFQDYIVGRTKEAVEVAKRTNSKWTLIAPGCISQRMETDYQTANLIDNLRRCVEIAEPAGVVIVLEPLNWWANHPGLFLQKIPQTYMVCRAVNSPSCKIVNDLYHQQISEGNLIPNIDMAWSEIAAFHLGDNPGRREPGTGEINYKNIFRHIYRKGYQGVLCMEHGRSKGGKEGERAVIDAYRTCDDFEV; encoded by the coding sequence ATGGATCATCAACATTCCGTGTCACGCCGTCGCTTCCTCGGGACCGCCGCCGTGGCGGCGATGACGGCCTCCACCTTGTCTTCCGGGGCCAAGGCCCAGACGAACAAGAAGTTCAAACTCAAGTATGCCCCCAGCCTCGGTGCGTTCCAGGAGCACGCCGGCAAGGACCCGATCGACCAGCTCAAGTTCATGGCCGACGAGGGGTTCAGCGCCATGTTCGACAACGGCCTGATGGGCCGGCCGGCGGAACTCCAGGAGAAGATCGCCGCCGAAATGGACCGTCTCGGCATGATGATGGGACCGTACGTCATGTACGCCGAGTTCGGCAAAGCCACATTCGTCACGCAGGACAAGGAATTCCAGGACTACATCGTCGGCCGCACGAAGGAGGCCGTCGAGGTGGCCAAGCGAACCAATTCCAAGTGGACCCTGATCGCCCCCGGCTGCATCAGCCAGCGAATGGAGACGGACTACCAGACGGCCAACCTGATCGACAACCTGCGGCGCTGTGTCGAGATCGCCGAGCCGGCCGGTGTCGTGATCGTCCTCGAACCGCTGAACTGGTGGGCCAACCACCCGGGCCTGTTCCTCCAGAAGATCCCCCAGACCTACATGGTCTGCCGGGCCGTTAACAGCCCGTCGTGCAAGATCGTCAACGATCTCTACCATCAGCAGATCTCCGAGGGCAACCTCATTCCGAACATCGACATGGCCTGGAGCGAGATCGCCGCCTTCCATCTGGGCGACAACCCCGGACGGCGCGAGCCCGGCACCGGCGAGATCAACTACAAGAACATCTTCCGACACATCTACCGCAAGGGATACCAAGGCGTCCTGTGTATGGAGCACGGCAGGAGCAAAGGGGGCAAGGAAGGCGAACGAGCCGTGATCGACGCCTATCGAACCTGCGACGACTTCGAGGTCTGA
- a CDS encoding Gfo/Idh/MocA family protein, with translation MSQSLTNDIRNLSRRRFITSSAAGMAAVLAGKSVLFAAQAKRKFRVALIGCGGRGNGALENCFEAAEILGVELEVVATHDWFKNRAVATGKKYNVPESRCFDGANGYKNLLDTNAEIVLMAASPNFRPVHFDAAVRAGKHVFMEKPVAVDPPGGRKVIAAGEIARQKGLAVVAGTQRRHQAAYQRIQHAVERGAIGEIASGAVWWCGGALWYKTRDPNESDADYMIRNWVSFTEMSGDHIVEQHVHNLDVANWYTGRTPTSALGFGGRARRKTGNQFDFFSIDFDYGDGCRIHSMCRQINGTDGGVREFFRGTQGETWGSGGLKAAKEIAVPEFPDRNPYVQEHVNLLQSIMAGNPINEAHNVATSTLTAIMGRIAAYTGKLVRWRDVVDNESSPYYNLTLKPTAEDFETGEVVAPPDDIAAVPGRA, from the coding sequence ATGAGTCAGAGTCTCACCAACGACATAAGGAATCTCTCGCGCCGGCGTTTCATCACGAGTTCGGCCGCGGGGATGGCGGCCGTTCTGGCCGGCAAGAGCGTGCTGTTCGCCGCTCAGGCGAAGCGAAAGTTCCGCGTCGCCCTGATCGGCTGCGGCGGACGCGGCAACGGGGCCTTGGAGAACTGCTTCGAGGCGGCCGAAATCCTCGGCGTGGAGCTGGAGGTCGTCGCGACCCACGATTGGTTCAAGAACCGAGCCGTGGCCACCGGCAAGAAGTACAACGTGCCGGAATCACGATGCTTCGATGGCGCCAACGGCTACAAGAACTTGCTCGACACCAACGCCGAGATCGTTCTGATGGCTGCCTCACCGAACTTCCGGCCGGTGCATTTCGACGCCGCGGTTCGCGCCGGCAAGCACGTGTTCATGGAGAAGCCGGTCGCCGTCGACCCGCCCGGCGGTCGCAAGGTCATCGCGGCCGGCGAGATCGCCAGGCAGAAGGGGCTGGCCGTCGTAGCCGGCACGCAGCGCCGACACCAAGCGGCCTACCAGCGAATCCAACACGCCGTCGAGCGCGGCGCCATCGGCGAGATCGCCAGCGGCGCAGTCTGGTGGTGCGGCGGCGCTCTCTGGTACAAGACCAGAGACCCCAACGAGAGCGACGCCGACTACATGATCCGCAACTGGGTCAGCTTCACCGAAATGTCGGGCGATCACATCGTCGAGCAACACGTCCACAACCTCGACGTCGCCAACTGGTACACCGGGCGCACGCCCACCTCGGCCCTCGGGTTCGGCGGCCGCGCCCGCCGTAAAACCGGCAATCAGTTCGATTTCTTCAGCATCGATTTCGACTACGGCGACGGCTGCCGCATCCACAGCATGTGCCGCCAGATCAACGGCACCGACGGCGGCGTCCGCGAGTTCTTCCGGGGCACACAGGGCGAAACCTGGGGCAGCGGAGGACTCAAGGCGGCCAAGGAGATCGCCGTTCCCGAATTCCCCGACCGCAACCCCTACGTCCAGGAGCATGTCAATCTGCTCCAGAGCATCATGGCCGGCAACCCCATCAACGAGGCGCACAACGTCGCGACCTCAACACTGACGGCCATCATGGGCCGCATCGCGGCGTACACCGGCAAGCTGGTTCGCTGGAGGGACGTCGTGGACAATGAGAGTTCGCCGTACTACAACCTCACCCTGAAACCGACCGCTGAGGACTTCGAGACGGGCGAGGTGGTTGCACCGCCAGACGACATTGCAGCCGTTCCAGGCAGGGCTTGA
- a CDS encoding rhomboid family intramembrane serine protease, translating into MLLPIRVNIEPRRTPYANYVLIAVNIVIFLLQFTIHPQTGQLAFRPWVSDFMLVPRISPWWTFVTYAFLHHDFWHILFNMFFLYLFGKNVNDKLGNLAYAVFYICGAVFSGLGHALLHAAAPVPTLGASGAVAAVTGAYLVLFPQSLLTIIYWFFFIGTIQVPAMYFIALKMIFLDNILARGRSSIAYDAHLAGYAFGIGVTLLMLATRLVSTNQLDLWAMIKRWNRRRRYRDVVADGYDPFSGTGRGRSVEAGDGPKAFAEKQRDADVRDLRSAISRRFDERNLAAAADLYIQLMNVDSDQVLPRQHLLDVANQLASDQRASEAARAYGQFLAHYGSYEHAGQVELMLGILYCRYLHRPQDAVKHLQRAAERLSDPTQIQMCRDELAKLES; encoded by the coding sequence ATGCTGCTGCCAATTCGGGTGAACATCGAGCCACGACGCACGCCGTATGCCAACTACGTGCTGATCGCGGTCAACATCGTGATCTTCCTTCTGCAATTCACGATTCATCCACAAACGGGACAGCTTGCCTTTCGGCCCTGGGTCAGCGACTTCATGCTGGTGCCAAGAATCTCGCCCTGGTGGACGTTTGTGACCTACGCCTTCCTGCACCATGATTTCTGGCACATCCTGTTCAATATGTTCTTCCTCTATCTGTTTGGCAAGAACGTCAATGACAAGCTGGGTAATCTGGCCTATGCCGTCTTCTATATCTGCGGCGCGGTCTTCAGCGGGCTGGGCCATGCCTTGTTGCATGCCGCTGCGCCGGTGCCCACGCTGGGGGCCAGCGGCGCCGTCGCCGCCGTGACGGGGGCCTATCTGGTTCTGTTTCCCCAGTCGCTGCTGACGATCATCTACTGGTTCTTCTTCATCGGAACGATCCAGGTTCCGGCGATGTATTTCATCGCCCTGAAGATGATCTTCCTGGACAACATCCTGGCCCGAGGCCGCAGCAGCATCGCCTACGACGCCCACCTGGCCGGCTATGCGTTCGGCATCGGCGTAACGCTCCTGATGCTGGCGACGCGGCTGGTCAGCACGAACCAACTCGACCTGTGGGCCATGATCAAGCGATGGAATCGCCGTCGTCGATATCGCGATGTCGTCGCCGACGGCTACGATCCGTTCTCCGGCACCGGAAGAGGGCGTTCCGTTGAGGCCGGGGATGGTCCAAAGGCCTTTGCCGAGAAGCAGCGGGACGCCGACGTGCGCGACCTGCGCAGTGCGATCAGCCGGCGATTCGACGAGCGCAATCTGGCCGCAGCGGCCGATCTCTATATCCAATTGATGAACGTCGACAGCGATCAGGTGTTGCCCCGCCAACATCTGCTCGACGTGGCCAACCAGTTGGCCAGTGACCAGCGGGCCTCCGAGGCGGCCCGGGCCTACGGCCAGTTTCTGGCCCACTACGGCAGCTACGAGCACGCCGGGCAGGTGGAGCTGATGCTCGGCATATTGTACTGCCGCTATCTACATAGGCCGCAAGACGCCGTCAAGCACCTGCAACGGGCTGCCGAGAGGCTCTCCGACCCGACCCAGATCCAGATGTGCCGGGACGAACTGGCCAAGCTGGAGAGCTGA